GTCAAGGATCtgaattatataaattttgtacAGAAAATAAAccagagaagaaaagaggaggaggaagaagaagaaatgaccAAACTAAGATGTACACAAGTATCACTTTGTTTCAAGTTAACCCCTACTCAATTGCATCTCCAAAACCAGACGCAATGATGACCATGTGGGTTAGCTGCTCACAGTGGCGAGGATAGTTGGGGGAGAAATTAAAATAGTGAGTTGACATTGAAACCTCCCCAAGATCAAGGATCAAGCGGCAACATAGAACTTTAAGTCAGAAATTAAAAACAGATGGTAACTTCTAATTAAAATACACAAGTGAAGGATGCTCAAATAAACTGATGACAAGGTCCAACGAACTACATGTCGTAATTGATAGctgatttatttatatttagtccataatatatatgtaggATCAGCAATTCTTCAGATGAGTTTGTGCAGATTGACAGGGATTACTTCCATTTCTTGAACTTGCCCCCACCATGCTTGCCAAATTTGCCCTTATGCTTCCCAAATTTCCCCTGCTTGAACTTGCCATGCTTGCCACCGCCGTGTGATGAAAAGTGAGAACCGTGGCCAACATTGTGTGCACCATGACCCCCATAACCACCACCATAACCGCCAGGAATGCCTGGAGTGTGGTGAGATGATCCGTGAGTAAGATGGTGAGCACCGTAAGCAGCTGCAGCAGCAGCTGCACCACCAGCCAGCAATCCCCCTACGCCGTGGTGCCCTGAAGATCAAATAACACAACACAACCACTTAGCAAATCATACTTGCACATGAACACATGCACAGCAGCTATAATTTTAACATTACCAAgccatcatatatatatatatatcttgaGACTTGAGAGAACAGCTCCTCATTCTCAAGCTAAGCAAACTCCATATGAGCATATGgaaattgattaattaagatCATTCCGACATTAAAAGAACGATTCTTTGAATAAATTTGCAGCAACATAGGCAGTAAGTAACACCGTGAAAACCAATTCCGGGTAATTTGGTGccggattttctttttcttttgcaaatgACACCATATCACGAATTAAGAAGATTTGTTCTGATACTCTAAGaaaccaaataaaaactttCGGCTTTCCTACTTGATGCATCATAATTCATAAAGGGTTTTGTCATCCAATGGTGATatcattttactttattttggACGAGAAATCAAAACGTGAACTAGGAACAAGAGAATctccaaaagagaaaaaatagaatcGAAGTACAATCAGGCACAAAATTCAGCCATGATTTCAGTGAGGGATCCATTTAGTCACAATAAATTCAGGCATAATAATCTCAATTAcgaaaccctaaaattgtagGGTCAACGCCAACCCAACACATAGTTTTCAAGTTCATGAACATAGAGAATTTGGGAATGAATGAATTTACCAGATGAGCCCTGATGGCCAGCAGGAGGATATCCAGCCGGTGGGTAACCTTGTTGTGGCGGGTAACCCTGCTGCGGTGGATAGCCCTGTGGAGGGTATCCCTGCTGCGGCGGGTAGCCTTGTGGAGGGTAGCCCTGCTGCGGCGGGTAGCCCTGCTGAGGTGGGTAGCCGTGTTGACCCCCATGTCCAGGTACAAGGTGACTAAAAAGCCCTCTGTCAGCTTCGTCGTCCTGATGCTTATCCTTGCCACCACccatgttttgtttgttgttgtttcAGTTGAAAACTTGAGAGCAAATGAAAAGGCAAATAATAAAGGATATGTAGATGTGGAGGAGGAGGCGCGCCTgttttataatgaaaaatatcgtTTTTATTTCCCTATATTTATGGACGCGGTTGGTCTCATTATGCCTTAGTGCTCAAGAATCTATCAATTGATTGGACGCGGCGAATATCAATTGGACGCGTCCAGGACGCTTCTTGGGCCGGCTTTACTGTCTTCACACTCATTCTTCTAGACACCCAGCAATTTAGTCACAACACCCAGTtcggtttattttttttttgggtttcattttcaaatcaaGTTTCGAAAGGTACACGAACCCATTTctatttctattctttataGCCGCAACAACCAACCGTaaatagtttgtttgtttttctaacACCCACCCAACAATTTAATCAGCACACCCTTACGCaacctttttgtttgaaaattcaaacgatattttaattattctaaTATACGGAAAAGTAGATCAAATTCGAGTACAAAGAAACTAACACAATGTTTTGACCAATTAATCCGAACCACACTTGCCACAATAACCCATTAcaagttaaaaaaataaaaaataaaaaataaatagctgttagatcaaattaattaacataatTCGACAATTATGAAATCGGACATACCTAAAGGTCATCACTATGAATACTGATTAATATAATCCAACAATTATGAGATCGGACATCACTATAAAATGATTCCTATTTTGTTTGCCGGTGATGTTTTCCATTCCAATtattatcaattaaaatttctatcttttcacacaaaagaagaaagaaaaccaaaaactaatttattattaCTGATCCAAAACTCAACTACACAGCTGAGAGAATACATCAAACTCTCAATCTTAACTTCTTAACTGAAAAAAAACACACCACACCCGTCAATATGCCAAGcctgtcatattttttattttattttatttttaattcacACTCGATAATACTTTTACTCAAAAGAAGCCCCTGTCTAGTCTTCTTCTTAGCCAGAAATCTCCACGGCCTTAACATCAGGCTTCTTCACCTCCTCTTTGGGCACAGTCACAGTCAGCACCCCGTTCTCCAAACTAGCCTTCACCTCCCCCACCTTAGCGTTCTCAGGCAGCCTGAACCGCCTCAGGAACTTGCCGCTGCTCCTCTCCACCCTGTGCCACTTGTCgttcttctcctccttttctCTGCTCCTCTCGCCGCTGATCTGCAGCACCCTTCCTTCCTCAACTTCCACTTTCACCTCCTCCTTCTTCAGCCCCGGAAGGTCCGCCTTGAACACGTGCGCCTCCGGCGTCTCCTTCCAGTCGATCCTTGTGTTCGCCACCGCCGCCGTCTCGCTCGCCAGCTCCGACCGCGGACCTGACGAGACCGCGTTGCTACCGCCGCTAATCAACGGGAAGTCCTGGAATGGATCCCAGATGTCGAGAGAGAATGGGTCGAAGACGTTAGTCCTTCGGCCGCCGAAGACGCTTGGAATCAAAGACATTGTGAGTGAAGAGTGTTTGAATTGTTGGCTAATTGAACTGGTTTGAATTGCTTTGGCAAATTGCTCTTCTGTGTTGGTACGTTGGGAGGGAAGATGAGGTATTTATAGCGAGAAGACCGGGGCATTTTCGTAATTGTGTTACTGTCCCTCGTCCCTTCCTGATATTTCAGGAGGATAGAGGGAGCGAAGAGAAGTGTCTGGTATTTTCTGTACGGGGGAAGAGGTTtccagagacagagagagaccTTTATGGATTGTGACATTTTACTTGTTGACTGTTGTGGAATAGGATCCAGGCCATATTCAAGAAAGAAGGAGGCTAAAGCCCAATAGGAACGCCCAACAAACGAAAACAAAAGTTAACAAATAGCCCAAGGGAGAAAGAAGCCTAGATAACAACTTCACATATACACCTTTTTTATTGCGGGAGGAGAAGgatgttattttttaaaattattatagcGAAAGAGAATTGCCAACCAGCTTCACCCCGTTGGACTAAGCCAACTTGTATTCTTCCACCTCGTTGACTTATTCAAGTGTTAGCAAACATTGCCATCTGTGGGTGACTAAATGTTTGTAAAGGATAAGTATGGCTCTCCAAATTGATCGAAAAGTCTGCCATACGTATTAATCTAAGGACCTAAAAGTTGTAAGTCGTGAGATCAGCGGCTGAGAAAAATATCTTACTTTGAATTCAAACCCTCCACTGACCCATCATCAATCACAAAGAGTTGTGGTGTGGGTTGCCTGATATGAATCtcacaataaagaaaaatatattgcCTGTAAGAACTCAAGAAGTAGCAAAGTATGACAATCTCAGAATCAGAAGCCCAAGCAAACACAGTCAGTGATTCTGAATTCTAATGGAGCAAAGCAGAGGCCTGAGATTGATACTTCTCCCACTGCCATTTCAAGGCCATATAAACCCCATGCTACAACTGGGCAACCTTCTTCACTCCAAAGGCTTTTCCATAACCATCGTCCACACCAAGTTCAACTCTCTCAACCCTTCAAGCCACCCACACTTCACCTTCCACTCAATCCCTGTCGACTTATCTGAATCGGAAAAAGCTTGCCGTCCTGTTTCTCTTCTAAACGCTAAATGTGTTGAGCCTTTCAGGGAATGCTTGGCTACCTTGTTATCCGATGCAGAGGAGGATCCTGTTGCTTGCTTGATCTCAGACCCTTTCTTTCACTTCACTCGATCAGTTGCAGAGAGCTTTGAGCTCCCAAGGATTTTGATAAGGACTGGGGGCGCCACTTCCCTTGTTGTTTATGCTGCTTTTCCACTCTTGAAGGAAAAGGGTTACTTCCCAATTCAAGGTACAATTTcaaagtttctttctttctttctttcttggttttctttgttcattgCCTAATTGCATGCACTTGACAAACTTATATAATTTctagtttctgtttttgaCCTTGATTAGATTCTCGACTAGAAGAGCCGGTGACAGAGCTGTCACCTCTCAAAGTTAAAGACCTGCCCGGGAAGGACAATTCTGACCCTGAGAGTATTTACCAACTGATAACCAACATGGCAAATGAACCCAAGGCCTCATCTGGACTCATTTTCAACACTTTCGAAGACCTTGAACAACATGCACTTGCCACACTTCGCCAAGAAACTTACCCCAATATTCCAATTTTCCCAATAGGCCCATTTCACAAGTGTGACTCTGCACCCTCTTCTTCAACTGGCTTATTAGCAGAAGACCAGAGTTGCATTTCATGGCTAAACACTCAAGCACCGAAATCTGTTGTGTATGTTGGCTTTGGGAGCATTGCTGCAGTCAAAGAGGCTCAGTTTTTGGAGATAGCTTGGGGACTAGCCAACAGCAACCATCCATTCTTGTGGGTGGTTCGACCCGGATTAGTCCATGGATCATCAGAACCATTGCCTGATGGGTTTCTCGAGAGTTTGAATGGGAGGGGTCACATTGTGAAATGGGCTCCACAAAAAGAAGTGCTGGCCCATCCATCTGTTGCAGTGTTTTGGACTCACAGCGGCTGGAATTCTACATTGGAAAGCATCTGTGAGGGGGTCCCTATGATTTGCATGCCATGTTTCGGTGATCAAATGGCCAATGCAAGATATGTGAGCCATGTTTGGAAGGTTGGGGTGCAGATAGAGCATGGCATCGAGAGAGCTGAGATTGAAAGAACCATTAATTTGTTAATGGTGGAGAAAGACGGGGAAGAGATCAGAGACAGAGCAATGGAGCTAATGGAGAAGGCAAATCTTTGCCTCAAAGAAGGTGGCACTTCATACCAATCTTTGGATGGCTTGGTCAAACatattttatcaataaaatcctTTGCTTTTGGAAAGCAGAGTGAGTGATCATGAATTTGTTTGTATGTGTCCTTTATTACAAAACCAGAAGCGAACAGCAAACCGATTGAAAGTGAGACTCTGTTTCCCTGTTCCTTTTAATAAATGATGGTCCATCTTTTGTATCATAAAATGTAGTTGTGCTTGAAAAATGTCGGTGGGGAGGGCGTACGGAAACCTAGCAAATGCTGCAAATTACAGTTGAGAAAACAACTTCTTGCCGCTGCTCCTCTCCACCCTTTGCCACTTGTcgttcttctcctctctccgCTGATCTGCAGCACCCTTCCTTCCTCAACCTCCACTTTCACCTCCTCCTTCAGCCCCGGAAGGTCCGCCTTGAACACGTGCGCCTCCGGCGTCTCCTTCCAGTTGATCCGCGTGTTCGCCACCGCCGCTGATCAACGGGAAGTCCTGGAATGGATCCCAGATGTCGAGAGAGAATGGGTCGAAGACGTTAGTCCTTCGGCCGCCGAAGAAGCTTGGAATCAGAGACACTCTGAATTTGTGAGTGAAAAAGTGTTCGATTTGTTGGCTAATTGAACTGGTTTGAATTGCTTTGGCTAATTGCTATTCTGCGTTGGTACGTTGGGAGGGAAGATGAGGAATTTATAGCGAGAAGACACGGGCATTTTCGTAATCCAGAGAGTTTTTACTTGTTGACTGTTGTGgcgaaaaaaaagaagatacaTATGTGAAATGGTTATAGCAATCCAGAGACAAGTGGCATAAGATCCACGTACATGCAAATAGAGGGGCTATTGTGACTTTTTACTTGTTGACTGTTGTGGAATAAGGATCCAGCCCATATTCAAGAAAGAAGGCAACAAACTGGAGGCTAAAGCCCAACAAGCGAAAACAAAGTTAACAAAACCATCTTCCCCAAATATTCAAAACCTAAATCTAATTAACCCCATATATTAACTAACGGTTTGGCTAATAGAGGGGGTAAATTGTAGGGTTTTCAAGAGTTTGAGTATGTATTCGTAAATGTcgttaaaattaaatatgaacttgaaaatgatCCTATAATTTGGTGGGTTTTATGTAGTTTGTCCTATATATTATGCCACCCATATCTTTAGGTTCTAATTTCAACTTTCTTCTAATGTCttctttgtttatgtttttctctttccaatgAATTGCTTGGATTGCCCATCTCCTCTTTGATATCTCTCTGGCCAAAGGCACAAttgaaaaaacataaaaataaggTTTTTTAGTTAGACCGACAACTAAGTTCACATGTGTAGAAAAACTCCCTAATTTCAAAGATATAACTCATTTAAAGTACTAGTTAATTTTTCtcctattaataaaatactatcACATTtctctataataaaaaataaggcaCTTCTAACAACTGCAACGCACGGAAAAGAACACCCCATTTCTTTAAAGGGCAGTCAAAGAATATAAATTTCCACTGCCATGTGCATATATTGCAAAGCAATGCCAATGAGTTGTCCCTAGTGCACTCAGCCATGACTTAAAGAAATATGGTTTTGGGCccaagagaagagaaaaataaataaatacgtTGGCATTTGCATTTTCAGCTAGCACATGGCTTCGGTTAtaaatttgagtttctttGGATATGGGTTATTAATGCaggtgaagaaaacaaatacaccttttttttttttccttttttttttttgttggtaatATTCCTAAGTGCTTGggtttatattattattatctgttgcTCTGTCCCATAAGGGTATACTAGTGATTTGCCTCATGAACTTGTACCTAATTTTCGATTGACCccatatcttttttattattatagaaaattaaggatatgaacttctttttttcaccaATTTCTCTCTTGCCGTCTAAATCtgcaacatttcatccaatttgccGTTAAATTTGagggcaaaatggtcattttatacattaaaaataaataaataatgaaaaataaagtaaaaaccagaaaattcaaaaaattctctctctctctttctctctctctctctctctctctctctctctctgcaggTGTAGACGAAGAAAACCCAAGGGGGAGGGggtaaaaaaaacagaagggaGGAGGTGAGGGCAGGGGTCTTTGGGGTGGGGGATTGGTTTGGGAGTGGAGGGTGGTGGTCATGGGGGAatgggaggagaagaaaaaccaAGAGGAGGGAGGAGGGGGGGCAGGATGGCCTGGGTTTGGGGGATGAAAATACAGAAGGGGGAGGTGGGGGGAAGGGTCTGTGGGGGTGGGGGATTGGTTTGGGAGTAAGGGATGGTGGTCATGGGGAATGGGAGGAGGAAGGGAGGAGATGGAAGGGGTTGACATTAGGtttactctttttcttcaattttttccaaaaaaataatttttaaaaatgatttaactaaaaattggatgaaatattGAGAATTTAGACGGTGTGGAggaaattggccaaattaaaagttcatatccttaatttaaaaaaaaaagaaggatagGGGTCAATCGAAAGTTAGATACAAGTTCAGGGGGCAAATCACTAGTATACCCGTCCCATAATGTTTTCTTCCATTCCATGTAACCTCATCAAAAGTCAAGAATCTCACTGCATTTGATAACATGGAGTGAGCTCAACATGCAAGGTAGGGTGTAGCTCAATGTGCATTGGTTTGGGCAGTCACGTTAAAGACTTTGCTTTCACAAACTAACTCCCAAATGTTTAAGATTAATCAACTTACAAAAGATGGGCAGCAATGCACTGAAACGAAAAGCTGCAAAAAGCTGCTGCTGGCTTCCATTGTTTGGAGAAAATATAAAGTGAGAAGGCATTATTGAGGAGAAGCGTTGCGCATAAAGAAATcttgttttggtattttgCTTCCATGCTTTGCTTTTGTTCAGGGACAACTTGAGAGCCCTTCAACTTTTTGTCACAGCAGTTGAAAGTTTAAAACTGGAGCCTCTTTGTGTTGAATTGGTAGGTGGGGGGCACCACACACACCTACCAACAACAGGTCCAAAACAACACATGCCCACTAACAGTTTTTGCTATGATTGATTTGGTCTGGCCTCATGAGATGGCATTTGCAGCTTTCTGTTATGGCTATTATGTCAAAATTTCAGCTTTGTTCTCCAACCTggctcttttttcttttttttttcattgagaACTGATTTAGTTATCGAGATGAGTAAAATGATAGAATAAATCAGGATTTAATTAGTCAAATGCAATCTCTGTTAAATCCAAACCTTCTGTCATGAGACAGCATCACATTATGAGAGGaagcagaaaaaaagaaaaggaatgtAAGTTAAATGGACTAGTTACCCAAATTGTTACATGATCTTCTCTCTGGTTTTGCACAGCAGTGAATGAATAAAGACTCAAATATTTTCATCTCCCTCCTGCTCTACATTTACTTTTAACCAAATTATCACTCCACCCATCTATGCCACAGATTGAAATTAACAGGCCCTTAACTGGTTGATTTCCCAAATTCCATACATGCACTTAATTCCCAAATATCACTCCATCATCTGGACAATTTCTAGAGTTCTATGTTCAAGGTAGCAGAGAAGTCTTTCAAAGAAAAGTTTTATTGTTGAATTTTCTTAGGAAAGTAAAGCATACAGGGAACCAGAACAAACAGAACATAAGATATATGGCCAAAGAAAACCCTTCAAAATTTGTCCACATAATATCAACATATATGCAATAATACCAACACCTAAGCTGACCCTGAATGTTTTATTGTCCATATAACAGTAAGGAACCAACAACTGATTTTCTTGTTAAGAAAAactaaacccaaaaacaacATCCATGATTGATTGAAGCGTACGCAACCCGAACCAGTCATCAACCTTCAGAAGAAGATCCCTGTTTTGATGGAATTCAGATGGCAAACAAGATACATTGAGATTAAGCATTGGCCATGTAGTTGAAGGAAACTATCATTCACAAAATTGCCTTCAGCTAGTCTTCAACTTTCAAAATTGGCATCATAAGAGCAAGAAACAATCAGGTTGAGTGATAGATAGAAGTTCAGAAACAGGACAATCTTGAAaccacaaacacaaaaaaggaGATTGGAAATGCATAACCCAAACAAAAGCAACTTCACTTCACCAATGACttatagaaacagaaaaagggaGGGGAGAGAAAGGGGCTTGTTTGCCTGTTGAGAAAGCTTGTTAACTTTAGGACAAACTACATAAAACCCCCCAAACTATAGGGtcatttttaagtttataCCCAATTTTAGAGACATTTATGATTACATACTCAAATTTCTAGAAACTCTACAAATTGCCCCCTCCGTTAGCCAAACCGTTAGTGAATCTGTTACATACTGACATGGCGAATATGGGatccatttttttaataacaaggATTCCTAGTggacaaaacaaataataaaaaattatctactttttaaaaatattaaaatcactattaaaattattttttaaaaatgaaaaaaatctctcttctctcctcctAGCCCTCAGCCACCGTAACCACCACCCAAGCTTATTGAGGCCACCCATCCCCAAATCCGGAAGCTCCGTCCCATCCCAACCTCCCCCAtcatatggtaaattcacacttttttatatttaaaaaaattaaattaaaaaaaaaatcagataatggatactatttttatgaaaaacaacaacttattatattttttaattcttaaataaaataaaaatttttttaaaaagtttcttGCAGGCGTGGAAGTGTGTGCAAAGAGAATAGTTTATTATAACGGAAGAGAACTGATAACGCAATTCCTCAACTACCTTCACCCCGTTGGACTAAGCCAACTTCTATTCTTCCACTCAGGTGTTAGCAAACATTGCCATCATACATACAGCGATTGTATGCTTATATACACGGGTGTTGCCATATGCGGTCACGTGGGTGTTGTTTATGTTATTCAGTAAGCAATTTCCAGTGCCCTGCTAATTTATCATTTTAGTCTTCTTATTCTTACCTACTAGTTAAGTCGTGAGTTCGGTGGCTGAGAAAAAGATCATACTTTGAATTCAAACCCTCCACTGACCCATCAATCACAAAGGGTTGTGGTGTGGGTTGCCTGTCACGGGATGACTTTTTCGGAGTCTTCCTTCCGTGCGGCCTTAGACTTGATCGCCTCTCGAACAAGCTAAGTCAGCCTCCTTCCTACAATATAAGATCGGAACAAGCAAAGAACACTTGCAAGAGCAAGAACACAATAAGAACACTCAAGAACACAATAAGAACACTCAAGAATGTTTGGGAgaatatatgcttgtattGCTACTCAATGCTTTACAAGTTGTGAGGTGAGGATTCACAATGTGACATCCTCCTTATATACACTTTCTATCCCACCTACCACCATAATGGGTGGCtaagattcaatctcacctaacatgttgggtggctaagattcaatctcacctaacatgttgggtggctaagattcaatctcacctaacatgttggtggctaagattcaatctcacctaacaCCATCCACCAACTATGTCACCTACCAACATCCACCAACTACTTCTACCAACTATGGTACAACGAATCTGGACATATGGGCTAAGAGGTCCAGCATGATCAATCCAACGGGTTGGGCCTTGAATTGGGCCTTGAACATGCGGGCCGTGACATTCTCCCCCACCTAATGCGGTGACGTCCTCGTTGCCGCGGTAGTTCCGCCTCTTTCGAATGCTTCGATGACGTCCTTGTACTTCCACAAGGACTCTTCTTTCTCCCAATTGCCTTCGGACTCTGGCAGGCCCTTCCATTTGACAAAGTATTCAAAGTACCTCGGTACACCCTTGCGTCGTACCTCTCGCTTGGCCATGACGCACTCAACCTCCTTGTCAAATGAAGTCACCATCAAAGGTGGAGCTCGTTGAGACTCTCCACGACTTGGCTCCTCGGGGTCGGCATGGTAGGGCTTGAGATTGCTCACGTGGAACACCGGATGAATCTTCAATCGAGGTGGTAGTTCCACACGGTAAGCAGCTCTTCCCACGGATCGGATGATAGGAAATGGACCCTCATATCTTCTCAACAATGCGTTGTGCAATTTTCTAGTTGACTTGTGTTGAGAAGGGTTGAGCTTCACAAAGACCAGATCACCTGGTTGGAACACAACGTCCCGCCGATGCTTGTCTGcccatt
The Prunus dulcis chromosome 2, ALMONDv2, whole genome shotgun sequence DNA segment above includes these coding regions:
- the LOC117618523 gene encoding glycine-rich protein A3-like, with translation MGGGKDKHQDDEADRGLFSHLVPGHGGQHGYPPQQGYPPQQGYPPQGYPPQQGYPPQGYPPQQGYPPQQGYPPAGYPPAGHQGSSGHHGVGGLLAGGAAAAAAAYGAHHLTHGSSHHTPGIPGGYGGGYGGHGAHNVGHGSHFSSHGGGKHGKFKQGKFGKHKGKFGKHGGGKFKKWK
- the LOC117617459 gene encoding 17.8 kDa class I heat shock protein-like is translated as MSLIPSVFGGRRTNVFDPFSLDIWDPFQDFPLISGGSNAVSSGPRSELASETAAVANTRIDWKETPEAHVFKADLPGLKKEEVKVEVEEGRVLQISGERSREKEEKNDKWHRVERSSGKFLRRFRLPENAKVGEVKASLENGVLTVTVPKEEVKKPDVKAVEISG
- the LOC117617458 gene encoding UDP-glycosyltransferase 76B1-like, which translates into the protein MEQSRGLRLILLPLPFQGHINPMLQLGNLLHSKGFSITIVHTKFNSLNPSSHPHFTFHSIPVDLSESEKACRPVSLLNAKCVEPFRECLATLLSDAEEDPVACLISDPFFHFTRSVAESFELPRILIRTGGATSLVVYAAFPLLKEKGYFPIQDSRLEEPVTELSPLKVKDLPGKDNSDPESIYQLITNMANEPKASSGLIFNTFEDLEQHALATLRQETYPNIPIFPIGPFHKCDSAPSSSTGLLAEDQSCISWLNTQAPKSVVYVGFGSIAAVKEAQFLEIAWGLANSNHPFLWVVRPGLVHGSSEPLPDGFLESLNGRGHIVKWAPQKEVLAHPSVAVFWTHSGWNSTLESICEGVPMICMPCFGDQMANARYVSHVWKVGVQIEHGIERAEIERTINLLMVEKDGEEIRDRAMELMEKANLCLKEGGTSYQSLDGLVKHILSIKSFAFGKQSE